One Paraburkholderia agricolaris DNA segment encodes these proteins:
- the phnA gene encoding phosphonoacetate hydrolase, which produces MNTNTRTLNVNGRSYRWMDQPLVVVCVDGCEYDYLTEAARAGVAPFLAQILENGAALKGDCVVPSFTNPNNLSIVTGVPPSVHGISGNYFFDRESGAEVLMNDPKYLRAPTVLAAFADAGAKVAVVTAKDKLRRLLGNKLNGICFSSEKADEVTQAENGITGVVELVGKPVPDVYSADLSEFVFAAGVRLLETRPIDLMYLSTTDYVQHKCAPGSAGANSFYEMMDPYLQRMAELGATVAITADHGMNDKHDAAGKPNVIYLQDELDAWLGAGVARVILPITDPYVVHHGALGSFATIYLPDSVDQAQVLAKLRERSGIELALTGAEGCERFELPRDRLGDIIVVSGRHVVLGTSESRHDLSGLNAPLRSHGGLSEQTVPLLFSRPVTRAVSQRKRLRNFDILDLALNHLQ; this is translated from the coding sequence AACTCTCAATGTAAATGGGCGCAGCTATCGCTGGATGGACCAGCCTCTCGTCGTGGTCTGCGTCGACGGTTGCGAATACGACTATTTGACGGAGGCGGCTCGCGCCGGAGTCGCTCCGTTTCTGGCCCAGATTCTGGAAAATGGCGCCGCGCTCAAAGGCGACTGTGTCGTACCGAGCTTCACCAACCCGAACAACCTGTCGATCGTGACGGGCGTGCCCCCCTCCGTGCACGGCATTAGCGGCAACTATTTCTTCGATCGCGAGAGCGGCGCCGAAGTGTTGATGAACGACCCGAAGTACCTGCGTGCACCGACGGTATTGGCCGCGTTCGCCGACGCCGGTGCAAAAGTCGCGGTCGTTACCGCGAAGGACAAGCTGCGCCGCCTGCTTGGCAACAAACTGAACGGTATCTGCTTCTCGTCCGAGAAAGCCGATGAAGTTACCCAGGCTGAAAACGGCATCACGGGTGTGGTGGAGCTGGTCGGCAAGCCGGTGCCGGACGTGTACAGCGCCGACCTGTCCGAGTTCGTGTTCGCGGCCGGCGTGCGCCTCCTCGAGACCCGTCCCATTGATCTGATGTACCTGTCGACTACCGACTACGTGCAACACAAGTGCGCGCCGGGCAGCGCCGGGGCCAACTCGTTCTACGAGATGATGGACCCCTACTTGCAACGTATGGCCGAGCTCGGGGCCACCGTCGCGATTACGGCGGACCACGGCATGAACGACAAGCATGACGCGGCCGGCAAGCCGAATGTGATCTATCTGCAAGACGAACTGGACGCATGGCTCGGCGCCGGCGTAGCACGTGTGATCCTGCCGATTACCGATCCGTATGTCGTGCACCACGGAGCCTTGGGCTCGTTCGCCACGATCTACCTGCCGGATTCGGTCGATCAGGCTCAAGTACTGGCAAAACTGCGCGAGCGCAGCGGCATCGAGCTGGCGCTCACTGGCGCGGAAGGCTGCGAGCGTTTCGAGCTGCCGCGTGATCGACTCGGCGACATCATCGTGGTCTCCGGGCGCCATGTCGTGCTCGGCACCAGCGAATCACGCCACGACCTGTCGGGCCTCAATGCCCCGCTGCGTTCGCACGGCGGTCTCTCAGAACAGACAGTGCCGCTCCTTTTCAGCCGTCCGGTGACACGCGCCGTGTCTCAGCGAAAGCGCCTGCGCAACTTCGACATCCTCGACCTCGCGCTCAACCACCTTCAATAA
- the phnY gene encoding phosphonoacetaldehyde dehydrogenase: protein MNAIVESRPSLPVRHEALRICGEQIRREQVIEVLNPYNGELVGTVPKATLADVRRAFAYAHAYRAKLTRYERSQILRRAAEIVRERTEEISALITAEAGLCRKDSLYEAGRVSDVLIFGANEALKDDGQVFSCDLTPHGKKRRVYTLRDPLLGVISAITPFNHPMNQVAHKIVPSIATNNRIVVKPSEKVPLSTYLLADILYAAGLPQEMLQVLTGDPKEIADELITNKHIDLITFTGGVPIGKYIAEKMGYRRAVLELGGNDPIIVMEDADLDEASTLAVSGSYKNSGQRCTAVKRMLVHEAVADRFVELLVEKTRAVRYGDPADPATDMGTVIDEAAAKFFEAQVNDAVSRGAKLLYGNVRKGALYSPTVVDHVTPDMPLVKYETFGPVSPVIRFRDIDDAIRISNSTDYGLSSSVCTNRMDYITRFIAELEVGSVNVREVPGYRLELTPFGGIKDSGLGYKEGVQEAMKSFTHVKTYSLPWN, encoded by the coding sequence ATGAATGCCATCGTGGAATCACGGCCATCTTTGCCGGTCCGTCATGAAGCCCTTCGAATCTGCGGAGAACAGATCCGACGCGAACAGGTCATCGAGGTTCTGAATCCGTATAACGGCGAGTTGGTCGGCACGGTGCCCAAGGCGACGCTCGCCGACGTGAGGCGCGCCTTCGCGTACGCCCACGCTTACCGCGCCAAGCTCACCCGCTACGAACGCTCGCAGATCCTGCGACGCGCCGCCGAGATCGTGCGGGAGCGCACCGAAGAGATCTCCGCCCTGATTACCGCCGAAGCCGGTCTGTGCAGGAAGGACTCCCTGTACGAAGCGGGCCGCGTCAGCGACGTGCTGATCTTCGGCGCAAACGAGGCGCTCAAGGACGACGGCCAGGTGTTTTCCTGCGATCTGACGCCCCATGGCAAGAAGCGGCGTGTCTATACGTTGCGCGATCCTCTGCTGGGCGTGATTTCCGCCATCACGCCGTTTAACCATCCGATGAATCAGGTCGCGCACAAGATCGTGCCGTCTATCGCGACGAACAACAGGATCGTGGTCAAGCCGTCGGAAAAGGTGCCGCTGTCCACCTATCTGCTCGCCGACATCCTGTACGCGGCCGGCCTGCCTCAGGAAATGCTGCAGGTTCTCACTGGCGACCCCAAAGAGATCGCCGACGAACTGATCACCAATAAGCACATCGATCTGATCACATTCACCGGGGGCGTACCAATCGGCAAATACATCGCCGAGAAAATGGGCTACCGGCGTGCAGTGCTCGAACTTGGTGGCAACGACCCGATTATCGTCATGGAAGACGCCGATCTCGACGAGGCCAGCACGCTCGCCGTGTCGGGCTCGTACAAAAACTCCGGTCAACGCTGCACGGCGGTCAAGCGGATGCTGGTGCATGAAGCGGTGGCCGACCGTTTTGTGGAGTTGCTGGTTGAAAAGACCCGCGCGGTGCGCTATGGCGATCCGGCTGACCCGGCCACCGATATGGGCACCGTCATCGACGAGGCCGCAGCAAAGTTCTTCGAAGCGCAAGTCAACGATGCCGTGAGCCGCGGCGCGAAACTGCTGTACGGCAACGTTCGCAAAGGCGCGCTCTACTCGCCGACCGTCGTGGACCACGTGACGCCCGACATGCCGCTCGTCAAATACGAAACCTTCGGACCGGTGTCGCCGGTGATCCGATTCCGCGACATCGACGATGCGATCCGGATTTCGAATTCGACCGACTACGGACTGTCGTCCTCGGTCTGCACGAATCGTATGGACTACATCACGCGTTTCATCGCCGAACTCGAAGTCGGCAGTGTCAATGTGCGTGAAGTCCCCGGTTACCGGCTTGAACTCACGCCGTTCGGCGGCATCAAGGACTCGGGCCTGGGTTACAAGGAAGGCGTGCAGGAAGCGATGAAGAGTTTCACTCACGTGAAGACGTACTCGTTGCCCTGGAATTGA